The sequence AATCTAACAATCTATACAGATGAAAAGTAATAACATGAAGTGCAAACCAACTTACTTGATGGATGAAGAGCGAAACACACTGGTAAAAGAATTTTCGAGTAGCCACATGACCAACTTAAAAACTTTGCTGCTGGAAATTTTCACAAGCCTTTGTGAAGCCTTCGACTGCTCTTTCATGGCTCAAATGAATGGACCCCACAATGGTGATGTGGGGCTCAAAATGGGGCCCACCAAACTCGGTCAAGAGGCCCTCCATCACCATCTTTATCCTGCATACCACATCATCGGATGGTATGGCCCACATCATCGGATGGTATGGCCCACACCGTATACATGTGCATTTTTTCCTGCACATCTTAGTTTTTTGGAacaagaagcagaagaagagtATTCTATTCAAGTTGATGAATTAAAAAGAAGTGTGCATATATGAAATGGAGAAAGAATAAACTTATTACCAACATGGACACGCATTAATGGCCATTGCCGATCGAAAGGCCGTTGTGGTTTTTTTCTAACTGAGTTGGAAGAATGTGGAGAAGTGATGGAAGAGGAGGCTGAGAGTTTTCAACAATTTGTTTGGGGCAGGGCGAGATTAGCTGTTATAATTACTGGTTGCTAATTAATATTGCCACAAGTATAATTTCTCCCCATTATGAAGTGTGGAAATGCTATAATAATTAGGGCAAAATTAAAACGCCACATatcatgtcttcttctttttttttttttttttttttttctggtgttgttaaataaactctaaaattaacttAGTACACCTTACTAtcaaactttttattttatttttaggacctttcctattgagaaGGGCGAtagtatactaaactcacacacactacacggtTGCTAGAACTCGAACCCATGAGCTTTCCATGGAGGAGCAATTGTTTCAAACCACTACGttagtgggtcctttgcaatagaggtgtcaaacgggCCGTGCCGGCCCGGCCAGTCCCATTTAAACTCGTGCTTTTAACATTTTCGTGCCGTGTCATGTCGGCCCATTTAATTTATCAGGCCGTGCTGTGCTAGCCTATTTAGTAAAATCATTGATCCCGGCCCTGCCCAAAGCCCATGTCCATATTGAAACGGGCCAGGCCGGTCTCATGCCGTGCCCGTGCTCGTGCTCATGCCATAATCGAGCCCAAGAACTAACctatttaatttgaaattttttcacttgattttttttttgcccactagataattcaaattataaacattaaaaatataattagagacaagaaatgatgaactacttgaaaacattaatcaatcaaacatccaaacaatatAAAGGGGCGGAGGGCAAAAAGTGTCCAACTCCACAAAGTCCACtttaacttttcttctttaaacagcttattattttatatgtgaaGAAATGTCTTGCTTTGATTATAAGATAAGCATATATAACATATGCATTGATTAGATATCAAGTCCaatgttgtttaattaatttgtagttgatatgtttaattaattaaggacccAAGTAATTTTCCTAAAATGAAAGACATCAAATATATGcttatgataaaaaaaaaaaaaacatataaacaatgacactagatgtcaaattattgcattttgaattttgagaagaaaaaaaaagttaagtgGGCTGGGCTTGAGCCGTGCTTGAAGCGGGCTTGGGCTCATGGTCGTGCTTGAAGCGGGCTCGGGCCCTGCCCATGTCGGGCCATGGGCCGGTCAGGTCCATTGGACCTATTTTTTGATCCTGGCCCGGCCCAAGTTTTCATGCCGTGCTGAGCATGGCCCATTAATATTCATTGTCGTGCCGTGCCGTGCTGTGCCTCATTTAAACAGGCTAGACTCGTTCCGTGCTGGGCCAATCCGTtccgtttgacacctctattttgcaatatcaaaattatttattgaattattgaataaccataatataaaatgaccaaaaagggCCATCTAGAATCCATGTGCGGGaaagatttttcttcttcttttaatcgTTTATTGGATCTACTGGTTCCATTGGAACGCAGGTGcggaaaatatttttttttcttcttcttttaatcgTTTATTGGAGATTAGAATACCTGTATGCAGTTCTTCTTAGAAGAGCAAACTATATTGATAGAAGGTTTGAAGCTCAAAATATAGAATTAGCATAATTTTCTACCATACTGGTGTGGGAGTAGCATCTTGTTGTATAAGCAGCACATAAATCAGAAAGTTTGTTAGGCACAAATTTTTATGTAAATCTGGAGATAATGGTCTTTACAAAACTCAGAAATCTActtttgatatatataatatatctcTTGTTTTTAAACTTTATTCattgtggaaaaaaaaaccctttttcttcttaatgaaacaaattatggGCATCACAGCAGTTGCTTATAATCAGAATCTGCTATTTCTACAGACGTTGGACATTGTGGCAGCGAACCCAGATAAATTCAGAATTGTAGCGCTAGCAGCTGGTTCACAAGGGTCTTGTGGACCACCAGGAATGGGACAAAgttcctttttatttggtgtTGTGTGATAGAGTGATAGAGTGTATTAGGAGGTACTAGTACCATGGGtgtttttggtagttaaataagatgtatttagttaattttacgGTTCGTTTAACaacacattttttttctttttttcttttttaatcagGTGGGACATTTGCAGACATGCGTAGCTTTGTCAATTTTCTTCTAAACAACTTCTTCTCCCCTCAACTCATATGTGATCGTTAAATCCTTAAAGAAATGAGTGTTCTGATCACATTAACCTAATTAAGAAACAGTTTTCAGCGTTTACCTGGCCGCTTCTAATTTTGATCAATTCACCAGGGGTTTATTTCACACCGTTTAGGGCATTGAATCCGTTAAACTTGAGAGTGATAGACTAGTATCTTAAAATCTGTATATGTAATTTCTCAAAGTCTGTTAATTTTCATAACTGAATGTTAGTATTGTAAGAAGCCAAAATGTGTAAGTGGTGGTGCTTTATTCTAGGACGCCAAATTACTTGGTCACTGTATTATCCATTCAATAACGTTCGGCCAGGATCTTAGTCATTTTTCACTCCTCAGACGCTGCCCTGAAATGcagttcttctttttcttttcttcccctttttctTGGAGGTTATAAATATTCTAATTTGACATGACTATTTCACGGAGCTCTATATTTAATTGTTTGAGGCATACGAAGAGTCATTAATTCTGTTGGAAATTTTATTGCTTTGCCATTTCCCATTATCAACCGCAAAAGTGAGTCATCGGACTTTCTgcaaaaatgaaagcaccattGTTTTCCTAATAACTTCGTTTTGTTATGATCCATACTTTGGATTCTAACTTATTTTCATTATGATTTTCTTCAGGATGACATTCACACCGCGTAAGAAAGAGATCTTAATCGACATCCTAGTAAGACTTCCTGCAAAATCACTCGTTCGATTTCTGTTTACGTGCAAAGTATGGAGTGATTTGATAAGCAGCTCGAGTTTTGTTAGCACACACCTAAACAGGAATGTCACAAAACATGCCCATGTCTATTTCCTTTGCTTCCACCACCCAAATTTTGAATGTTTGGTCGACCCTGATGACCCATGTTTTGAACAAGAACTTCAATGGTCTCTTTTTTCTTACGAAACATTTGAGCAGTGCTCCGAGTTAAGCCATCCCTTAGGGAGCCCAGAACCTTATCGGATATATGGTTCAACCAACGGTTTAATTTGCATTTCGGATGCGATATTGAGTTTGGAGAGTCCTATACACATATGGAACCCATCGGTCAGGAAACTTAGGACCCTCCCAATGACCACCAACAACATTGAATTTAGCTACATTGATCTCCACTTCGGGTTCCACCCCGGAGTTAATGACTACAAGGCTGTACGAATGATGGGTATTGACAAAGATGCCTTCGCGGTTGAGATTTATAGTCTTAGCACCGATTCTTGGAAGCGGATTGAAGTAATTCCTCCTTGGTTAAAATGCGATTGGCAACATTATAAAGGGATATTTTTGAATGGAGTAGTATACCACTTAATTGAGAAAGGTCCTACATTCAGCCTTATGTCATTCGATTCAGGCAACGCAGAATTCGAAGAATTCATAACACCAGGTGCCATTTGTCGTTCACGGGGGTTATTTATTGCCGTTTACAAGGAACAAATTTGCTTGCTTTTTGACTTTTATTGTTGTGAGGAGGAGGGCATGGAAAAAATTGACTTCTGGGTTCTAGAAGAAAAACAGTGGACACAATTGGCTCCTTTTGTGTATCCTTCGGACTCTTATAAGATAATAGGGATTAGTATAGATAATGAACTCTTATTGAGAAAACATGATTTCAGTAGTGTAGGCCTAGCAGATTTGTATTTGTGTAATTATGAATCTAAGCAGGTCCGTCAAGCAGGAATTAAGTTGGCCGTCATGGAATATGGCCACCATGAACTATTTTTTGCAACTACTTACATAGAAAGTTTGCTCTTTCTCAATAAATCATTAAAGAGAGATGTGTAACTTCTTGAGGGACATGACCAGTTAGATATTTTAGAAGGTTGAGcgtttgagtttttttttttttttttcttcattttttttctactttattttgttttgtatgaaaaaacaaaagatgtaTCGAACTGAGTTGAACATGTTGTCAATTTGATACCTCATCTTAAAACTTTGCAATGTTAGACATCTGTCTCATAATATCCATTCAGTTGACGGTTAATTGATGATGTGGCAAATGAGACTTAACTATTTGAGTTCAATTTTCCTGTTTCTATTTCTCCTGTTCCCACatgtttcctttttattttgttgacaTGTGTCCTCACTTAACATGCCACAAAACACTGTTAACTTTGaatcaaattatttataaataaaaaaaactcaaaagtgaagtaaaagATAAAACGCAGCAGCCACCCACTGGACCTCAACCGCCACCCACCACAACCACCCCACCCCAGTGGCGACaatccctttttatttttatagatgCAATCATGGAGGCGTTGTTGTCTTTGGATTGCATTGATTTGGGAATAGCCGGGCCATGAAGAATATTTGTGGGACATGCGAAGAACAACTTCCTTCAAGTTTCAATCCTCACTCACACATGAAAAAACAAGAGTTTTCTTTGACTTAAAGAATCGGATATCCCTCCACCCCGGGAATGTCGAGGCAGAGGACGTGGTGAGGGTCTGGATCTGGTGTGgcggtgagagagagagagagagagagagagagagagagagaggggcaTGTTTGGTGCAATGAATGGACCATAAAAGATGAAGGCATAGTTGTGGATTTGGATATGCTGCCATTGCTGCCTGGGACGGAGAAGATGAAGTGGCCGTGCTTCTGAATAAGtttattttaacatttaatattttgttagtAAAAATGACACTTAACAGAGTTCAGCTTCTGTTAAGTTAGAGGACACATGTCAACAAAGTAAGAAGGAAACAGGTTGGGAACAGGAGAAATGGAAACAGGAAAATTGAACTCTAACTATTTGGATTGACATAGATGTTAATTAACCACGACAATATAACGGTGAATATATTATGGTTATCCAGTGGGTTCTGCGCattaaagttaaaaaataaagtattgaaaaattaatatgcATAGTAGCATAATGCTCAGACCAAAAAGAATAGCATCTTAATAAttctacacacacacataaaaTTGAGGGCGGTCGGGACCACTATCGTCCCTTTGTGACTCTGTCCTTTCTTATAAGAAGTTGGGCTACTCTTTTAttgtcaattaattttgagGTAGACCCTCAATTTTCTCAtagaattatattttaattcaacataaatggtccatttctataaaaaaatataatataaaaatagacAATATTGATTAAAggttttaaaatattcattaaataagataacattaaattataaggagCCGCTAGGAGttcattctctctcctcagatttaggagctcctagaagTATGATTGAAGctaaaattttatagagagctcctaaaatagctttctagtgtttttagctaaattttaactaaaaaatagagagcatgattgtggatgcttagagcatttccagcagttaGCCCTTTGCCATAGCAAGGGGagccctagggcagctactattcacgtgaatagtggctgccttAGCCCCCTCAGCAAAGTatgtttccagcagtttaggcttgccatgacaaatactattcatttttttttatttttttcacaactttgttcacttaaacaattaattttaataatatttttagataagatttttgggttcctacgtgtcaatactattcatatcagataagattttcggtttcaaatttcagatacatttcaaaattcaaatttcagataaatttaaaatgtcaaatttcatatacatttcgaaattcaaatttcagataagattttcacccgctaagattgcgccacgtgtcatatatatatgcctaaatttttctataaaaccagaggcttAGCTCATTCCTCCCACACCAGATCTTCTCTACGtttccatttctcatattttagatttcattcttcattctcaatggcagacatgcaaGAGATTTTGGAGAGGCACGAGCGAGAAACTAGAtaaagaatgcgtagacgagctgcaagcaaaagggcgcagagagaactagatgagcaacttggcatagcagttactttgctggaggaagaaaactaGAGCCGTCGTGGTTCACAAGAAGGCCGTGGCCCGAATATagacagacatagacattctcggggtaagaatcttctggaagattattttatcccacattctCTATACTCcgatgttcattttcgagcgagatatagaatgcaaccccatttgtacagtaaagtcatgcatgatatttgcaattatgatgaatactttgttcaaaagacaAATTGTGCtgaaaatttgggacttcttcccgAGCAAAAGTTCATAGCTATGATACGAATATTGGCATATGGGTCATCTATTGATCAGGTGGACGAGGTTGCCcagatggggaagtccactatcTTGGAGAGtttggtgcgattttgtgatgcagtggaaactctgtacaccaggGACTACCTGCGCAGACCTACGCCTAGGGACCTataacggcttctacaaaaagctgagtctcgtGGATTTcctggaatgattggtagcattgattgcatgcactggcagtggaaaaattgcccaactgcttggcaaggggattacggaaatagaaaatggcagaaaagtatcatcctggaagcagttgctggttttgatatatgggtttggcacgccttcttcatagttgccggatctcaaaacgatttgaacGTCttgggtcaatccccggtgttcgatgatgttttgagaggtaaAGCCCCAAATATCGCATATGAAATCAACAGTACCGTATACCAGAACGGGTATTATCTAGTTGATGACATCTACtcgaggtggacaacatttgtgaaaacaattccacatccccgatcccataagcaaaatttttttgctggctatcaagaggggtacagaaaagatggtgagaggtgctttggtatccttcaagcccggtgggctattatcaACGGTCCAGCGCGTCTATTTGTcgaggaggtgcttaggagtataatgatgacttgtatcatcctccacaacatgattgtggaagatgagtatgattacgatgctgatgaagtgtatgaaccaaatctcatggacacggccctaacacgaatttatgaaaaacccatgaggccaaatggagaaccagtgcagcatgaaccgttggttagagacggtagtttcatgccccgtatgattgatcgctacacggagatgcaatcgttgtatattcatgaacgccatcaagttgacttgatggagcatttataGGCGGTAAAAGCCAATAaaggtgaatgaagtgaagtgaagatttttttaaatttattatgtttatgttgtatttttacttatgctttatttttttaatgctttagttgtgggttgttt comes from Prunus dulcis chromosome 6, ALMONDv2, whole genome shotgun sequence and encodes:
- the LOC117631815 gene encoding F-box/kelch-repeat protein At3g06240-like → MTFTPRKKEILIDILVRLPAKSLVRFLFTCKVWSDLISSSSFVSTHLNRNVTKHAHVYFLCFHHPNFECLVDPDDPCFEQELQWSLFSYETFEQCSELSHPLGSPEPYRIYGSTNGLICISDAILSLESPIHIWNPSVRKLRTLPMTTNNIEFSYIDLHFGFHPGVNDYKAVRMMGIDKDAFAVEIYSLSTDSWKRIEVIPPWLKCDWQHYKGIFLNGVVYHLIEKGPTFSLMSFDSGNAEFEEFITPGAICRSRGLFIAVYKEQICLLFDFYCCEEEGMEKIDFWVLEEKQWTQLAPFVYPSDSYKIIGISIDNELLLRKHDFSSVGLADLYLCNYESKQVRQAGIKLAVMEYGHHELFFATTYIESLLFLNKSLKRDV